From one Oncorhynchus clarkii lewisi isolate Uvic-CL-2024 chromosome 6, UVic_Ocla_1.0, whole genome shotgun sequence genomic stretch:
- the LOC139410633 gene encoding G kinase-anchoring protein 1 isoform X1, translating to MASAMISVHTTASRFALLQVDSDSDSDSESGRTKGARDSGKTRPGKTTSGKSTASNDKKKEKRKKKKEQQQSEANELRNLAFKKLPQKSSAPPPSLSLQGVANELLHPAAGDQAMPPEGWQQWKQRDNQLTSELYEADLEKALMMSKLEFEQHKQDDDGTDTPSPKSRGAAVGKKDKKKNQQGKDKKMTVSLKDFQAEGDQSKKQEKEDPKPPAPPEDKFFNKLEDDVSKIVQQEKRREQFSNSTGLEVTTSTEHEPDPRTEQLKDDLEKKDQEIDKLKKVISQWEVKYKEVKARNSQLLKMLQQGEMKDKAEILLQVEELLNIKEELSSQVTSLHASLEQEKSKVKGLQTDQPKHHQISQEVTPRKITKVTVQLQQSSLSRTGHY from the exons ATGGCGTCAGCAATGATCTCCGTCCACACCACAGCCTCTCGCTTTGCCCTGCTCCAGGTCGACTCTGATTCCGACTCCGATTCAGAGTCAGGAAGGACTAAAGGCGCCCGGGACTCTGGAAAGACTCGGCCCGGAAAGACAACCAGTGGGAAATCCACCGCAAGCAACGACAAGAAGAAGGAAAAGCGTAAGAAGAAGAAAGAGCAGCAACAGAGCGAGGCCAATGAG TTAAGAAATCTTGCCTTTAAGAAGCTCCCTCAGAAGTCCTCTGCCCcgcccccctccctgtctctgcagGGTGTGGCCAATGAGCTGCTCCATCCCGCAGCAGGGGACCAAGCCATGCCCCCGGAAGGCTGGCAGCAATGGAAGCAAAGGGACAACCAG TTGACAAGTGAGCTTTATGAGGCCGACCTGGAGAAGGCACTGATGATGAGTAAACTGGAGTTTGAGCAGCATAAACAG GATGATGATGGTACAGACACTCCCTCTCCCAAGTCCCGAGGAGCAGCAGTAGGGAAGAAGGACAAGAAGAAGAACCAGCAGGGAAAAGACAAGAAGATGACGGTCTCTCTGAAGGACTTCCAGGCGGAGGGGG ATCAGAGTAAGAAGcaggagaaagag GACCCCAAACCACCCGCACCTCCAGAAGACAAGTTCTTCAACAAGCTTGAGGATGACGTTAGCAAAATCGTACAGCAGGAAAAAAGACGTGAGCAGTTTTCTAACAGCACTGGCCTCGAGGTCACGACTTCAACAGAGCATGAACCG GACCCTCGAACTGAGCAGCTAAAGGACGATCTGGAGAAGAAAGACCAAGAAATTGACAAGTTAAAGAAGGTCATTTCACAATGGGAG GTGAAATACAAAGAAGTGAAAGCCAGAAACTCCCAGCTCCTGAAGATGCTGcagcagggagaga TGAAAGATAAAGCCGAGATCCTACTGCAGGTGGAAGAGCTTCTAAATATCAAAGAGGAGTTGTcttcacag GTGACATCACTACATGCCTCACTGGAACAAGAGAAGTCGAAAGTGAAAGGTTTACAAACAGATCAGCCAAAACACCATCAG ATCAGCCAGGAAGTCACCCCTAGGAAGATTACCAAGGTAACAGTGCAGCTGCAGCAGTCCTCACTCTCCAGAACGGGACACTACTAG
- the LOC139410633 gene encoding G kinase-anchoring protein 1 isoform X2: protein MASAMISVHTTASRFALLQVDSDSDSDSESGRTKGARDSGKTRPGKTTSGKSTASNDKKKEKRKKKKEQQQSEANELRNLAFKKLPQKSSAPPPSLSLQGVANELLHPAAGDQAMPPEGWQQWKQRDNQLTSELYEADLEKALMMSKLEFEQHKQDDDGTDTPSPKSRGAAVGKKDKKKNQQGKDKKMTVSLKDFQAEGDQSKKQEKEDPKPPAPPEDKFFNKLEDDVSKIVQQEKRREQFSNSTGLEVTTSTEHEPDPRTEQLKDDLEKKDQEIDKLKKVISQWEVKYKEVKARNSQLLKMLQQGEMKDKAEILLQVEELLNIKEELSSQVTSLHASLEQEKSKVKGLQTDQPKHHQGNRKGKKGPESDL, encoded by the exons ATGGCGTCAGCAATGATCTCCGTCCACACCACAGCCTCTCGCTTTGCCCTGCTCCAGGTCGACTCTGATTCCGACTCCGATTCAGAGTCAGGAAGGACTAAAGGCGCCCGGGACTCTGGAAAGACTCGGCCCGGAAAGACAACCAGTGGGAAATCCACCGCAAGCAACGACAAGAAGAAGGAAAAGCGTAAGAAGAAGAAAGAGCAGCAACAGAGCGAGGCCAATGAG TTAAGAAATCTTGCCTTTAAGAAGCTCCCTCAGAAGTCCTCTGCCCcgcccccctccctgtctctgcagGGTGTGGCCAATGAGCTGCTCCATCCCGCAGCAGGGGACCAAGCCATGCCCCCGGAAGGCTGGCAGCAATGGAAGCAAAGGGACAACCAG TTGACAAGTGAGCTTTATGAGGCCGACCTGGAGAAGGCACTGATGATGAGTAAACTGGAGTTTGAGCAGCATAAACAG GATGATGATGGTACAGACACTCCCTCTCCCAAGTCCCGAGGAGCAGCAGTAGGGAAGAAGGACAAGAAGAAGAACCAGCAGGGAAAAGACAAGAAGATGACGGTCTCTCTGAAGGACTTCCAGGCGGAGGGGG ATCAGAGTAAGAAGcaggagaaagag GACCCCAAACCACCCGCACCTCCAGAAGACAAGTTCTTCAACAAGCTTGAGGATGACGTTAGCAAAATCGTACAGCAGGAAAAAAGACGTGAGCAGTTTTCTAACAGCACTGGCCTCGAGGTCACGACTTCAACAGAGCATGAACCG GACCCTCGAACTGAGCAGCTAAAGGACGATCTGGAGAAGAAAGACCAAGAAATTGACAAGTTAAAGAAGGTCATTTCACAATGGGAG GTGAAATACAAAGAAGTGAAAGCCAGAAACTCCCAGCTCCTGAAGATGCTGcagcagggagaga TGAAAGATAAAGCCGAGATCCTACTGCAGGTGGAAGAGCTTCTAAATATCAAAGAGGAGTTGTcttcacag GTGACATCACTACATGCCTCACTGGAACAAGAGAAGTCGAAAGTGAAAGGTTTACAAACAGATCAGCCAAAACACCATCAG GGAAACAGGAAGGGGAAAAAGGGTCCAGAGTCCGATCTATGA